In the genome of Oncorhynchus masou masou isolate Uvic2021 unplaced genomic scaffold, UVic_Omas_1.1 unplaced_scaffold_666, whole genome shotgun sequence, one region contains:
- the LOC135536807 gene encoding zinc finger protein 121-like isoform X2 yields MSPNLQSLGPDCDSGAQFSLQDPEMTSVKLEDCSPTLELNVNIKDEEEEEKIGESVSHGMRPVTSTVRTNPACLSPSTRSPNLQSLGPDCDTGAQIALQDPEMTSVKLEDCSQTLELNVNIKDEEEEEKIGKSVNHGRLELSLKPVTSTVRTNPACLSPSTLSPNLQSLGPDCDSGAQFALQDPEMASVKLECGQTLELNVNIKDEEEEEEIGKSLSHGDHVETFSTSRGQQQEDHRAKRSHHCPHCEENFPILSKLKIHLKIHTGENPYSCTDCGKRFTTSRALTVHQRVHPGEKPYSCSDCGKIFSCPGHLKRHEHIHTGVKPYSCSDCVKCYTTSSELKLHQRVHTGEKLYSCYDCGKSFSRQGFLKAHELIHAGVKPYSCSDCGKIFSQLGHLKRHERIHTGVKPYSCSDCVKCFTTSTEQKVHHRTHTGEKPYSCSDCVKCFTTSTDLKVHQRTHTGEKPYFCSDCGKSFSQSCHLKRHQGKHKGEKLYTTDLTVENVSKQQLSKKVIREHTPERSLTSALNLARVTQVKV; encoded by the exons AtgagtccaaacctacagtcactgggtcctgattgtgacagtggagcccagttttcactgcaggatccagagatgacatcagtgaagctggaagactgcagtccaacactggagctgaatgtcaacattaaagatgaagaagaggaggagaagattgggGAATCTGTTAGtcatg GTATGAGGCcggtaacatcaacagtgaggacaaacccagcctgcctctctccttccacacggagtccaaacctacagtcactgggtcctgattgtgacaCTGGAGCCCAGAttgcactgcaggatccagagatgacatcagtgaagctggaagactgcagtcaaacactggagctgaatgtcaacattaaagatgaagaagaggaggagaagattgggaaatctgttaatcatg GACGACTAGAATTAAGTCTGAAGCCGGTAACATCCacagtgaggacaaacccagcctgcctctctccttccacactgagtccaaacctacagtcactgggtcctgattgtgacagtggagcccagtttgcactgcaggatccagagatggcatcagtgaagctcGAATGCggtcaaacactggagctgaatgtcaacattaaagatgaagaagaggaggaggagattggGAAATCTCTTTctcatg GAGACCATGTTGAGACATTCTCTACATCCAGAGGGCAACAGCAGGAAGATCACAGAGCTAAGAGGTCTCACCACTGCCCACATTGTGAGGAGAATTTCCCAATTCTATCAAAGCTAAAAATACAcctaaaaatacacacaggagagaatccGTATTCCTgtactgactgtgggaagagattcacAACATCAAGGGCTCTGACAGTTCATCAGAGAGTGCaccctggagagaagccttactcctgctctgactgtggaaagattTTCTCTTGTCCGGGCCACTTAAAAAGACATGAACATATACATACAGGAGTGAAGCCTTACTCTTGCTCTGACTGTGTAAAATGCTACACAACATCATCTGAGCTAAAACTTCATCAGAGAgtgcacactggagagaagcttTACTCCTGCtatgactgtgggaagagtttctctcGACAGGGTTTTTTAAAAGCACATGAACTTATACATGCAGGAGTGAAGCCttattcctgctctgactgtgggaagattTTCTCTCAACTGGGCCACTTAAAAagacatgaacgtatacatacaggggtgaagccttactcctgctctgactgtgtaaaatgcttcacaacatcaactgaGCAAAAAGTccaccacagaacacacacaggagagaagccttactcctgctctgactgtgtaaaatgcttcacaacatcaactgaCCTAAAAGtccatcagagaacacacacaggcgagaagccttacttctgctctgactgtggaaagagtttttctCAATCGTGCCACTTAAAAAGACACCAAGGTAAACATAAAGGAGAGAAGCTTTATACCACTGATCTGACTGTAGAAAATGTTTCAAAACAACAGCTGAGCAAAAAggtcatcagagaacacacaccggagagaagccttacttctgCTCTTAATTTGGCAAGAGTAACTCAAGTAAAAGTCTAA
- the LOC135536807 gene encoding zinc finger and SCAN domain-containing protein 2-like isoform X3 — translation MTSVKLEDCSPTLELNVNIKDEEEEEKIGESVSHGMRPVTSTVRTNPACLSPSTRSPNLQSLGPDCDTGAQIALQDPEMTSVKLEDCSQTLELNVNIKDEEEEEKIGKSVNHGRLELSLKPVTSTVRTNPACLSPSTLSPNLQSLGPDCDSGAQFALQDPEMASVKLECGQTLELNVNIKDEEEEEEIGKSLSHGTARRGLATPLGDHVETFSTSRGQQQEDHRAKRSHHCPHCEENFPILSKLKIHLKIHTGENPYSCTDCGKRFTTSRALTVHQRVHPGEKPYSCSDCGKIFSCPGHLKRHEHIHTGVKPYSCSDCVKCYTTSSELKLHQRVHTGEKLYSCYDCGKSFSRQGFLKAHELIHAGVKPYSCSDCGKIFSQLGHLKRHERIHTGVKPYSCSDCVKCFTTSTEQKVHHRTHTGEKPYSCSDCVKCFTTSTDLKVHQRTHTGEKPYFCSDCGKSFSQSCHLKRHQGKHKGEKLYTTDLTVENVSKQQLSKKVIREHTPERSLTSALNLARVTQVKV, via the exons atgacatcagtgaagctggaagactgcagtccaacactggagctgaatgtcaacattaaagatgaagaagaggaggagaagattgggGAATCTGTTAGtcatg GTATGAGGCcggtaacatcaacagtgaggacaaacccagcctgcctctctccttccacacggagtccaaacctacagtcactgggtcctgattgtgacaCTGGAGCCCAGAttgcactgcaggatccagagatgacatcagtgaagctggaagactgcagtcaaacactggagctgaatgtcaacattaaagatgaagaagaggaggagaagattgggaaatctgttaatcatg GACGACTAGAATTAAGTCTGAAGCCGGTAACATCCacagtgaggacaaacccagcctgcctctctccttccacactgagtccaaacctacagtcactgggtcctgattgtgacagtggagcccagtttgcactgcaggatccagagatggcatcagtgaagctcGAATGCggtcaaacactggagctgaatgtcaacattaaagatgaagaagaggaggaggagattggGAAATCTCTTTctcatg gtacagccagaagaggactggccacccctctgg GAGACCATGTTGAGACATTCTCTACATCCAGAGGGCAACAGCAGGAAGATCACAGAGCTAAGAGGTCTCACCACTGCCCACATTGTGAGGAGAATTTCCCAATTCTATCAAAGCTAAAAATACAcctaaaaatacacacaggagagaatccGTATTCCTgtactgactgtgggaagagattcacAACATCAAGGGCTCTGACAGTTCATCAGAGAGTGCaccctggagagaagccttactcctgctctgactgtggaaagattTTCTCTTGTCCGGGCCACTTAAAAAGACATGAACATATACATACAGGAGTGAAGCCTTACTCTTGCTCTGACTGTGTAAAATGCTACACAACATCATCTGAGCTAAAACTTCATCAGAGAgtgcacactggagagaagcttTACTCCTGCtatgactgtgggaagagtttctctcGACAGGGTTTTTTAAAAGCACATGAACTTATACATGCAGGAGTGAAGCCttattcctgctctgactgtgggaagattTTCTCTCAACTGGGCCACTTAAAAagacatgaacgtatacatacaggggtgaagccttactcctgctctgactgtgtaaaatgcttcacaacatcaactgaGCAAAAAGTccaccacagaacacacacaggagagaagccttactcctgctctgactgtgtaaaatgcttcacaacatcaactgaCCTAAAAGtccatcagagaacacacacaggcgagaagccttacttctgctctgactgtggaaagagtttttctCAATCGTGCCACTTAAAAAGACACCAAGGTAAACATAAAGGAGAGAAGCTTTATACCACTGATCTGACTGTAGAAAATGTTTCAAAACAACAGCTGAGCAAAAAggtcatcagagaacacacaccggagagaagccttacttctgCTCTTAATTTGGCAAGAGTAACTCAAGTAAAAGTCTAA
- the LOC135536807 gene encoding zinc finger and SCAN domain-containing protein 2-like isoform X1: MSPNLQSLGPDCDSGAQFSLQDPEMTSVKLEDCSPTLELNVNIKDEEEEEKIGESVSHGMRPVTSTVRTNPACLSPSTRSPNLQSLGPDCDTGAQIALQDPEMTSVKLEDCSQTLELNVNIKDEEEEEKIGKSVNHGRLELSLKPVTSTVRTNPACLSPSTLSPNLQSLGPDCDSGAQFALQDPEMASVKLECGQTLELNVNIKDEEEEEEIGKSLSHGTARRGLATPLGDHVETFSTSRGQQQEDHRAKRSHHCPHCEENFPILSKLKIHLKIHTGENPYSCTDCGKRFTTSRALTVHQRVHPGEKPYSCSDCGKIFSCPGHLKRHEHIHTGVKPYSCSDCVKCYTTSSELKLHQRVHTGEKLYSCYDCGKSFSRQGFLKAHELIHAGVKPYSCSDCGKIFSQLGHLKRHERIHTGVKPYSCSDCVKCFTTSTEQKVHHRTHTGEKPYSCSDCVKCFTTSTDLKVHQRTHTGEKPYFCSDCGKSFSQSCHLKRHQGKHKGEKLYTTDLTVENVSKQQLSKKVIREHTPERSLTSALNLARVTQVKV; this comes from the exons AtgagtccaaacctacagtcactgggtcctgattgtgacagtggagcccagttttcactgcaggatccagagatgacatcagtgaagctggaagactgcagtccaacactggagctgaatgtcaacattaaagatgaagaagaggaggagaagattgggGAATCTGTTAGtcatg GTATGAGGCcggtaacatcaacagtgaggacaaacccagcctgcctctctccttccacacggagtccaaacctacagtcactgggtcctgattgtgacaCTGGAGCCCAGAttgcactgcaggatccagagatgacatcagtgaagctggaagactgcagtcaaacactggagctgaatgtcaacattaaagatgaagaagaggaggagaagattgggaaatctgttaatcatg GACGACTAGAATTAAGTCTGAAGCCGGTAACATCCacagtgaggacaaacccagcctgcctctctccttccacactgagtccaaacctacagtcactgggtcctgattgtgacagtggagcccagtttgcactgcaggatccagagatggcatcagtgaagctcGAATGCggtcaaacactggagctgaatgtcaacattaaagatgaagaagaggaggaggagattggGAAATCTCTTTctcatg gtacagccagaagaggactggccacccctctgg GAGACCATGTTGAGACATTCTCTACATCCAGAGGGCAACAGCAGGAAGATCACAGAGCTAAGAGGTCTCACCACTGCCCACATTGTGAGGAGAATTTCCCAATTCTATCAAAGCTAAAAATACAcctaaaaatacacacaggagagaatccGTATTCCTgtactgactgtgggaagagattcacAACATCAAGGGCTCTGACAGTTCATCAGAGAGTGCaccctggagagaagccttactcctgctctgactgtggaaagattTTCTCTTGTCCGGGCCACTTAAAAAGACATGAACATATACATACAGGAGTGAAGCCTTACTCTTGCTCTGACTGTGTAAAATGCTACACAACATCATCTGAGCTAAAACTTCATCAGAGAgtgcacactggagagaagcttTACTCCTGCtatgactgtgggaagagtttctctcGACAGGGTTTTTTAAAAGCACATGAACTTATACATGCAGGAGTGAAGCCttattcctgctctgactgtgggaagattTTCTCTCAACTGGGCCACTTAAAAagacatgaacgtatacatacaggggtgaagccttactcctgctctgactgtgtaaaatgcttcacaacatcaactgaGCAAAAAGTccaccacagaacacacacaggagagaagccttactcctgctctgactgtgtaaaatgcttcacaacatcaactgaCCTAAAAGtccatcagagaacacacacaggcgagaagccttacttctgctctgactgtggaaagagtttttctCAATCGTGCCACTTAAAAAGACACCAAGGTAAACATAAAGGAGAGAAGCTTTATACCACTGATCTGACTGTAGAAAATGTTTCAAAACAACAGCTGAGCAAAAAggtcatcagagaacacacaccggagagaagccttacttctgCTCTTAATTTGGCAAGAGTAACTCAAGTAAAAGTCTAA
- the LOC135536807 gene encoding zinc finger protein 664-like isoform X4, with amino-acid sequence MSPNLQSLGPDCDSGAQFSLQDPEMTSVKLEDCSPTLELNVNIKDEEEEEKIGESVSHGRLELSLKPVTSTVRTNPACLSPSTLSPNLQSLGPDCDSGAQFALQDPEMASVKLECGQTLELNVNIKDEEEEEEIGKSLSHGTARRGLATPLGDHVETFSTSRGQQQEDHRAKRSHHCPHCEENFPILSKLKIHLKIHTGENPYSCTDCGKRFTTSRALTVHQRVHPGEKPYSCSDCGKIFSCPGHLKRHEHIHTGVKPYSCSDCVKCYTTSSELKLHQRVHTGEKLYSCYDCGKSFSRQGFLKAHELIHAGVKPYSCSDCGKIFSQLGHLKRHERIHTGVKPYSCSDCVKCFTTSTEQKVHHRTHTGEKPYSCSDCVKCFTTSTDLKVHQRTHTGEKPYFCSDCGKSFSQSCHLKRHQGKHKGEKLYTTDLTVENVSKQQLSKKVIREHTPERSLTSALNLARVTQVKV; translated from the exons AtgagtccaaacctacagtcactgggtcctgattgtgacagtggagcccagttttcactgcaggatccagagatgacatcagtgaagctggaagactgcagtccaacactggagctgaatgtcaacattaaagatgaagaagaggaggagaagattgggGAATCTGTTAGtcatg GACGACTAGAATTAAGTCTGAAGCCGGTAACATCCacagtgaggacaaacccagcctgcctctctccttccacactgagtccaaacctacagtcactgggtcctgattgtgacagtggagcccagtttgcactgcaggatccagagatggcatcagtgaagctcGAATGCggtcaaacactggagctgaatgtcaacattaaagatgaagaagaggaggaggagattggGAAATCTCTTTctcatg gtacagccagaagaggactggccacccctctgg GAGACCATGTTGAGACATTCTCTACATCCAGAGGGCAACAGCAGGAAGATCACAGAGCTAAGAGGTCTCACCACTGCCCACATTGTGAGGAGAATTTCCCAATTCTATCAAAGCTAAAAATACAcctaaaaatacacacaggagagaatccGTATTCCTgtactgactgtgggaagagattcacAACATCAAGGGCTCTGACAGTTCATCAGAGAGTGCaccctggagagaagccttactcctgctctgactgtggaaagattTTCTCTTGTCCGGGCCACTTAAAAAGACATGAACATATACATACAGGAGTGAAGCCTTACTCTTGCTCTGACTGTGTAAAATGCTACACAACATCATCTGAGCTAAAACTTCATCAGAGAgtgcacactggagagaagcttTACTCCTGCtatgactgtgggaagagtttctctcGACAGGGTTTTTTAAAAGCACATGAACTTATACATGCAGGAGTGAAGCCttattcctgctctgactgtgggaagattTTCTCTCAACTGGGCCACTTAAAAagacatgaacgtatacatacaggggtgaagccttactcctgctctgactgtgtaaaatgcttcacaacatcaactgaGCAAAAAGTccaccacagaacacacacaggagagaagccttactcctgctctgactgtgtaaaatgcttcacaacatcaactgaCCTAAAAGtccatcagagaacacacacaggcgagaagccttacttctgctctgactgtggaaagagtttttctCAATCGTGCCACTTAAAAAGACACCAAGGTAAACATAAAGGAGAGAAGCTTTATACCACTGATCTGACTGTAGAAAATGTTTCAAAACAACAGCTGAGCAAAAAggtcatcagagaacacacaccggagagaagccttacttctgCTCTTAATTTGGCAAGAGTAACTCAAGTAAAAGTCTAA
- the LOC135536807 gene encoding uncharacterized protein LOC135536807 isoform X6: MSPNLQSLGPDCDSGAQFSLQDPEMTSVKLEDCSPTLELNVNIKDEEEEEKIGESVSHGMRPVTSTVRTNPACLSPSTRSPNLQSLGPDCDTGAQIALQDPEMTSVKLEDCSQTLELNVNIKDEEEEEKIGKSVNHGRLELSLKPVTSTVRTNPACLSPSTLSPNLQSLGPDCDSGAQFALQDPEMASVKLECGQTLELNVNIKDEEEEEEIGKSLSHGTARRGLATPLGLVPLYLSPKDPAF; the protein is encoded by the exons AtgagtccaaacctacagtcactgggtcctgattgtgacagtggagcccagttttcactgcaggatccagagatgacatcagtgaagctggaagactgcagtccaacactggagctgaatgtcaacattaaagatgaagaagaggaggagaagattgggGAATCTGTTAGtcatg GTATGAGGCcggtaacatcaacagtgaggacaaacccagcctgcctctctccttccacacggagtccaaacctacagtcactgggtcctgattgtgacaCTGGAGCCCAGAttgcactgcaggatccagagatgacatcagtgaagctggaagactgcagtcaaacactggagctgaatgtcaacattaaagatgaagaagaggaggagaagattgggaaatctgttaatcatg GACGACTAGAATTAAGTCTGAAGCCGGTAACATCCacagtgaggacaaacccagcctgcctctctccttccacactgagtccaaacctacagtcactgggtcctgattgtgacagtggagcccagtttgcactgcaggatccagagatggcatcagtgaagctcGAATGCggtcaaacactggagctgaatgtcaacattaaagatgaagaagaggaggaggagattggGAAATCTCTTTctcatg gtacagccagaagaggactggccacccctctgggtctggttcctctctacctttctcctAAGGACCCTGCTTTCTAG
- the LOC135536807 gene encoding uncharacterized protein LOC135536807 isoform X5 gives MSPNLQSLGPDCDSGAQFSLQDPEMTSVKLEDCSPTLELNVNIKDEEEEEKIGESVSHGMRPVTSTVRTNPACLSPSTRSPNLQSLGPDCDTGAQIALQDPEMTSVKLEDCSQTLELNVNIKDEEEEEKIGKSVNHGRLELSLKPVTSTVRTNPACLSPSTLSPNLQSLGPDCDSGAQFALQDPEMASVKLECGQTLELNVNIKDEEEEEEIGKSLSHGKSRLYLTKCVVHSNFSLCRKSCSRTVS, from the exons AtgagtccaaacctacagtcactgggtcctgattgtgacagtggagcccagttttcactgcaggatccagagatgacatcagtgaagctggaagactgcagtccaacactggagctgaatgtcaacattaaagatgaagaagaggaggagaagattgggGAATCTGTTAGtcatg GTATGAGGCcggtaacatcaacagtgaggacaaacccagcctgcctctctccttccacacggagtccaaacctacagtcactgggtcctgattgtgacaCTGGAGCCCAGAttgcactgcaggatccagagatgacatcagtgaagctggaagactgcagtcaaacactggagctgaatgtcaacattaaagatgaagaagaggaggagaagattgggaaatctgttaatcatg GACGACTAGAATTAAGTCTGAAGCCGGTAACATCCacagtgaggacaaacccagcctgcctctctccttccacactgagtccaaacctacagtcactgggtcctgattgtgacagtggagcccagtttgcactgcaggatccagagatggcatcagtgaagctcGAATGCggtcaaacactggagctgaatgtcaacattaaagatgaagaagaggaggaggagattggGAAATCTCTTTctcatggtaagagcaggttATATCTAACAAAGTGTGTTGTTCATTCCAACTTCTCACTATGCAGGAAAAGTTGCAGTAGAACTGTTTCATGA
- the LOC135536812 gene encoding zinc finger protein OZF-like isoform X1: protein MTSVKLEDCSQTLELNVNIKDEEEEEKIGKCVNHGQRGLSLIPVTSTVRTNPACLSPSTLSPNLQSLGPDCDSGAQFALQDPEMASVKLEDCSQTLELNVNIKDEEEEEKIGKSVSHGYHVEPFSTSREQQQEDHRAKRSHHCPHCEEIFPILSKLKIHLKMHTEENLYSCTDCGKSFTTSRALTVHRRVHTGEKPYNCSDCGESFSQQSNLKKHQRIHTGEKPYSCSACGRSFSQQSNFKKHQRIHTGEKPYSCSDCGKGFTTSTELTVHQRTHTGEKPYFCSDCGKSFSRLDTLKVHERVHTGEKPYSCSDCGKGFTTSSELTVHQRTHTGEKPYFCSDCGKSFSQLEKLKCHQRIHTDQKSYFCSDCGKSFSRLDTLKVHERIHTGEKPYFCSDCGKSFTRLDTLKCHQRIHTGEKPFSCSDCGNCFTDQSSLTHQCIHTGEKPHRFSQTS, encoded by the exons atgacatcagtgaagctggaagactgcagtcaaacactggagctgaatgtcaacattaaagatgaagaagaggaggagaagattgggaAATGTGTCAATCATG GCCAACGAGGATTAAGTCTGATTCCGGTAACATCCacagtgaggacaaacccagcctgcctctctccttccacactgagtccaaacctacagtcactgggtcctgattgtgacagtggagcccagtttgcactgcaggatccagagatggcatcagtgaagctggaagactgcagtcaaacactggagctgaatgtcaatattaaagatgaagaagaggaggagaagattgggaaatctgtttctcatg GATACCATGTTGAGCCATTCTCTACATCCAGAGAGCAACAGCAGGAAGATCACAGAGCTAAGAGGTCTCACCATTGCCCACATTGTGAGGAGATTTTCCCAATTCTATCAAAGCTAAAAATACACCTAAAAATGCACACAGAAGAAAATCTGTATTCCTgcactgactgtgggaagagtttcacaaCATCAAGAGCTCTGACGGTTCATCGGAgagtacacacaggagagaagccttacaactgctctgactgtggggagagtttctctcaacagagcaatttaaaaaaacaccaacgtatacatacaggagagaagccttactcttGCTCGGCCTGTGGGAGGAGTTTCTCTCAACAGAGCAACTTCAAAAAACACCAAcggatacacacaggagagaagccatactcctgctctgactgtggaaaaggcttcacaacatcaactgagctaacagttcatcagagaacacacacaggagagaagccttacttctgctctgactgtggaaagagtttctccCGATTGGATACCTTAAAAGTACATGAACgtgtacacacaggagagaagccatactcctgctctgactgtggaaaaggCTTCACAACATCATCTGAGCTaacagttcatcagagaacacacacaggagagaagccttacttctgctctgactgtggaaaaagTTTCTCCCAATTGGAGAAGTTAAAATGTCACCAGCGAATACATACAGACCAAAAGTCTTACTTCTGCTccgactgtgggaagagtttctcccGATTGGATACCTTAAAAgtacatgaacgtatacatacaggagagaagccttacttctgctccgactgtgggaagagtttcacccGATTGGATACCTTAAAATGTCACCAGcgaatacatacaggagagaagcctttctccTGCTCTGATTGTGGAAATTGTTTTACTGATCAGAGCAGCTTAACACACCAAtgtatacatacaggagagaagcctcatCGGTTCTCTCAGACCAGCTAA
- the LOC135536812 gene encoding uncharacterized protein LOC135536812 isoform X2, which produces MTSVKLEDCSQTLELNVNIKDEEEEEKIGKCVNHGQRGLSLIPVTSTVRTNPACLSPSTLSPNLQSLGPDCDSGAQFALQDPEMASVKLEDCSQTLELNVNIKDEEEEEKIGKSVSHVSQSLMLPSPCFTIGMVPGFFQM; this is translated from the exons atgacatcagtgaagctggaagactgcagtcaaacactggagctgaatgtcaacattaaagatgaagaagaggaggagaagattgggaAATGTGTCAATCATG GCCAACGAGGATTAAGTCTGATTCCGGTAACATCCacagtgaggacaaacccagcctgcctctctccttccacactgagtccaaacctacagtcactgggtcctgattgtgacagtggagcccagtttgcactgcaggatccagagatggcatcagtgaagctggaagactgcagtcaaacactggagctgaatgtcaatattaaagatgaagaagaggaggagaagattgggaaatctgtttctcatg tctcccagtccctgatgctgccatcaccatgcttcaccatagggatggtgccaggtttcttccaaatgtga